A single genomic interval of bacterium harbors:
- a CDS encoding DUF362 domain-containing protein: MKSKVAVLHTTPETVIEDHIRLMEMAGMQEALDPSSTTILKDNISWHFPFPGANTTPWQMESVVQGLRKHDYKDITCVQNKTVVTDAFKGEDLNGYVPIFKEYDIPVLFNFKDEDMKWVKYEPKADMLVLPKIYPEGIYIPDYFFGKNIVHLPTVKCHIYTTTTGAMKNAFGGLLNTKRHYTHSWIHETLVDLLAIQKEIHSGVFAVMDGTTAGNGPGPRTMFPEIKNVILASADQVAIDAVAAKMMGFDPLSDLKYVRLAHDRGLGNGDVREIEIVGDDISNVNWGFQVGDNGASRVGDLLWFGPLKGIQKLFFHTPLVHMFVAGSEVYHDYYRWPIKDSKVFEEWKKNTAWGKLFEQYHQHGVYPTANAG; encoded by the coding sequence ATGAAAAGCAAAGTTGCCGTACTGCACACAACACCTGAGACGGTGATTGAAGACCATATCCGCCTGATGGAAATGGCCGGAATGCAGGAAGCTCTCGACCCATCCTCCACCACGATACTGAAAGACAATATCAGCTGGCATTTCCCGTTTCCCGGGGCAAATACCACGCCGTGGCAGATGGAGTCCGTCGTGCAGGGGCTGCGGAAGCACGATTACAAGGACATCACCTGCGTCCAGAACAAAACGGTTGTCACGGATGCGTTCAAGGGTGAAGATCTGAACGGGTACGTCCCCATCTTCAAGGAGTACGACATCCCCGTGCTCTTCAATTTCAAAGATGAGGACATGAAATGGGTCAAATACGAGCCGAAAGCCGATATGCTCGTACTTCCCAAAATCTACCCTGAAGGGATCTATATCCCGGATTATTTTTTCGGCAAAAACATCGTGCACCTTCCGACGGTGAAATGCCACATCTATACGACGACGACAGGCGCGATGAAAAATGCGTTTGGCGGACTCCTCAACACCAAGCGTCACTATACGCATTCCTGGATTCATGAAACGCTGGTCGACCTGCTGGCGATTCAGAAGGAAATTCACAGTGGCGTGTTTGCGGTGATGGACGGTACGACAGCCGGAAACGGTCCCGGTCCGCGTACCATGTTCCCCGAAATCAAAAACGTTATTCTCGCCAGTGCAGATCAGGTTGCCATCGACGCAGTCGCGGCGAAAATGATGGGTTTCGATCCGCTCAGTGATCTGAAATACGTGCGCCTGGCACATGATCGGGGACTCGGTAACGGCGACGTACGCGAGATAGAAATCGTCGGTGATGATATCAGCAATGTGAACTGGGGCTTCCAGGTCGGTGACAACGGCGCGAGTCGCGTTGGTGACCTCCTGTGGTTCGGTCCCTTGAAAGGCATTCAGAAGCTCTTCTTCCACACCCCACTGGTGCATATGTTCGTCGCCGGTTCAGAAGTCTATCACGACTACTACCGTTGGCCAATCAAAGACAGTAAAGTGTTTGAGGAATGGAAGAAAAACACAGCCTGGGGAAAGCTGTTCGAACAGTATCATCAGCATGGCGTGTATCCGACCGCAAACGCCGGATAA
- a CDS encoding integration host factor subunit beta produces MTKADIVDNIAAATGLTKVETEAVVDGFLATVSQALKDGHSIEIRGFGSFKVKKRKARMARNPRTGEEVFVDEHYVPIFKVSKELRSGVDQNLKAKE; encoded by the coding sequence GTGACAAAAGCAGACATCGTCGATAACATTGCAGCTGCCACCGGATTGACCAAGGTGGAGACGGAAGCCGTCGTGGACGGTTTTCTCGCTACGGTCAGCCAGGCGCTCAAGGACGGCCATTCCATCGAGATTCGTGGCTTTGGCAGCTTCAAGGTGAAAAAGCGCAAGGCGCGCATGGCGAGAAACCCGCGAACCGGCGAGGAAGTGTTCGTAGATGAACACTATGTGCCAATTTTCAAGGTTTCAAAGGAACTGCGTTCCGGTGTTGATCAAAACCTGAAAGCGAAGGAATAA
- a CDS encoding hybrid sensor histidine kinase/response regulator, with amino-acid sequence MKRSRPLLLIVDDVSKNLQVLGNFLREEDYDISAAMSGKQAISIAIDTQPDLILLDIMMPEMDGFETCRRLKADERTKEIPVIFLTARTDTEDVVKGFSLGAVDYVTKPFNRLELLARVSTHLALRFSREELQKTIRDKDKFFSIIAHDLRGPLGSFMSIAEYVSENLHDLDLEDVRTLFREMQHTGKGVYVLLENLLEWSRIQLGTIQYNPEDVDIASIVERTYRLLRSQAEQKDVTLNVDTSSQLVQADRNMVSTVLRNLISNAIKYTPRGGSISVTLMPRTGERKLYVSVQDSGVGMDEKRVKDLFDITQTRSTPGTEKEKGSGLGLILCRELIALHGQDLRVESKKGEGSTFTFTLAMN; translated from the coding sequence ATGAAGCGCAGTCGCCCTCTTCTGCTCATCGTTGATGATGTATCAAAGAATCTTCAAGTCCTCGGAAATTTTCTCCGGGAAGAGGACTATGACATCTCGGCAGCGATGAGTGGCAAGCAGGCAATTTCAATCGCAATTGATACGCAGCCTGATCTCATTCTTCTGGACATCATGATGCCGGAAATGGATGGCTTCGAGACCTGTCGTCGGTTGAAAGCGGACGAGCGTACGAAAGAAATTCCCGTCATCTTTCTGACGGCACGCACCGATACCGAGGATGTTGTCAAAGGCTTCTCGCTCGGGGCGGTTGACTACGTGACAAAGCCCTTCAACAGGCTGGAGTTGCTTGCACGTGTTTCCACGCATCTGGCGCTCCGGTTTTCGAGAGAGGAACTGCAGAAGACCATCAGGGACAAGGATAAGTTCTTCTCCATCATCGCCCACGACCTGCGGGGTCCCCTCGGCAGCTTCATGAGTATTGCCGAATATGTATCGGAGAACCTGCACGACCTGGATCTCGAGGATGTGCGAACGCTCTTCCGGGAAATGCAGCATACGGGCAAGGGTGTGTATGTGCTGCTCGAGAATCTGCTCGAGTGGTCGCGGATTCAGCTCGGTACGATTCAGTACAATCCGGAGGATGTCGATATCGCATCCATCGTTGAGAGAACGTACCGTTTGCTCCGTTCCCAGGCTGAACAGAAAGATGTGACACTCAATGTGGATACGTCTTCACAGCTTGTGCAGGCTGATCGTAACATGGTGTCTACCGTGCTGCGCAATTTGATTTCAAACGCAATCAAGTACACTCCGCGCGGTGGAAGCATCAGCGTCACGCTCATGCCGCGGACGGGTGAAAGGAAACTCTATGTCTCCGTGCAGGATAGCGGGGTGGGGATGGATGAGAAGCGTGTGAAGGACCTGTTCGATATAACGCAGACGAGAAGTACGCCGGGGACGGAGAAAGAGAAGGGATCAGGGTTGGGATTGATTCTCTGCAGAGAGCTGATCGCGCTGCATGGACAGGACTTGCGCGTCGAATCAAAAAAGGGTGAAGGCAGTACGTTTACCTTCACCCTTGCAATGAACTAG
- a CDS encoding YtxH domain-containing protein — MADNGSRNLLLGFLSGALVGGVFALLYAPKSGKELRGELAVKGGKVAEDVEGYLADAQEKAKTIINEGKEKSAALITDAKKKADSLLQDAETILGGAKQRVSTEGDRLKTAVKAGVDAYKDERDKGQQAPQS, encoded by the coding sequence ATGGCTGACAACGGGTCACGTAATCTCCTCCTCGGTTTCCTCTCCGGCGCTCTCGTCGGTGGAGTATTCGCGCTGCTCTATGCCCCGAAAAGCGGCAAAGAATTGCGCGGAGAGCTCGCCGTGAAAGGCGGTAAGGTTGCAGAGGATGTCGAGGGCTATCTCGCCGATGCCCAGGAGAAAGCAAAGACGATCATCAACGAAGGCAAGGAAAAATCTGCCGCACTCATCACTGATGCGAAGAAAAAGGCCGATTCCCTTCTTCAGGATGCCGAAACGATACTCGGCGGCGCAAAACAGCGGGTCAGCACCGAAGGCGACCGGCTGAAAACAGCGGTCAAGGCCGGCGTGGATGCCTACAAAGACGAACGCGACAAGGGTCAGCAAGCACCCCAGAGCTGA
- a CDS encoding tetratricopeptide repeat protein, which produces MSAEKTTCPTCGSVVDAGQRSCDICGEDLVAAAERRESASKQQAVRQEAAEEQRAEEQQKAEEQQNEDAPARKTASAPATPGKPKKASAGKKQRPKGSAQSGSASSTAHSLFTTTQWIVLCVASFVLGGVITASVLPTGDAPLAQQATSGQSTGDAPAQQQPQIDFARLEEMRKFIDENPEDDEARLRYANDLHDAKLLDQAIAQYKSYLERNPHNPDARVDLGICYFEERNYSAAIAEMERAVADAPEHQLGNYNLGIVNLNAGNLDEARKWFTRARDIDPTSQYGINAGELLKTQFEKAE; this is translated from the coding sequence ATGTCGGCAGAAAAAACAACCTGTCCCACCTGCGGCTCCGTCGTGGATGCCGGTCAGCGCTCCTGCGACATCTGTGGCGAAGACCTCGTGGCAGCAGCGGAGCGCAGGGAGAGCGCCTCAAAGCAGCAGGCTGTCAGGCAAGAGGCGGCCGAGGAGCAAAGGGCTGAGGAACAGCAGAAGGCTGAGGAACAGCAGAATGAAGACGCTCCCGCGCGAAAAACTGCATCTGCCCCTGCAACCCCGGGTAAACCCAAAAAAGCCTCTGCAGGAAAGAAGCAGCGTCCGAAAGGCAGTGCACAAAGCGGCAGTGCTTCTTCCACCGCCCACTCGCTCTTCACGACCACGCAGTGGATCGTGCTATGTGTGGCATCGTTCGTTCTCGGTGGTGTGATCACTGCAAGCGTACTCCCGACGGGTGACGCTCCTCTGGCTCAGCAGGCGACTTCCGGACAGTCCACCGGCGATGCACCTGCCCAGCAGCAGCCGCAGATCGATTTCGCCCGCCTCGAGGAAATGCGGAAATTCATCGATGAGAACCCGGAAGACGACGAAGCGCGTCTGCGATACGCGAATGATCTGCACGACGCAAAGCTGCTTGATCAAGCGATCGCGCAGTACAAATCGTATCTGGAGCGCAATCCCCATAACCCGGATGCAAGAGTTGATCTCGGAATTTGTTATTTTGAAGAGCGAAACTACTCCGCTGCCATCGCGGAAATGGAACGCGCGGTTGCGGACGCTCCCGAGCATCAGCTCGGGAATTACAATCTCGGTATTGTGAACCTGAACGCCGGGAACCTCGATGAGGCCCGCAAATGGTTCACCAGGGCGCGGGATATTGATCCCACGTCACAGTACGGCATCAATGCCGGTGAGCTGCTGAAAACGCAGTTCGAAAAAGCAGAGTAA
- a CDS encoding decaprenyl-phosphate phosphoribosyltransferase: protein MAKAALSSNDNTRVRKRDSQTVLLLRTMRIRQWTKNVFVLSPLLFSRHLFDLHVVQYAVAGFFLFSMIASAIYVLNDIVDAKIDREHPVKRLRPIASGDLNVRVAGITVAILVPVTLGIAWAVHSGFAIVLASYFTLNVVYSYTLKKAVIIDVMTIAASFVLRIVAGAVIIDVPISEWLLICTSLLALFLGFSKRRHEITILEKDAHVHRPVLQEYSTYFLDQMISLVTASTLICYILYTVADETVMKFGKGLLFTAPFVLYGLFRYYYLVHQKHTGGDPTSEFLSDKPLLANVMLWAASIIVIIYLT from the coding sequence ATGGCGAAAGCGGCGTTGAGCAGCAACGATAACACCCGGGTGAGGAAGCGGGATTCACAGACCGTCCTTTTGCTGCGTACCATGCGCATCAGGCAGTGGACGAAGAACGTGTTCGTCCTCTCCCCCCTCCTGTTCTCACGGCATCTGTTTGATCTGCATGTCGTGCAATACGCCGTCGCCGGTTTTTTCCTTTTTTCCATGATTGCCAGCGCGATTTACGTCCTCAATGATATTGTTGACGCAAAGATCGACCGCGAGCATCCGGTCAAACGGTTGCGTCCCATTGCGTCCGGCGATCTGAATGTGCGCGTGGCGGGCATCACGGTTGCGATTCTTGTCCCCGTCACACTCGGCATTGCCTGGGCGGTCCACAGCGGTTTCGCTATCGTTCTCGCCTCATATTTCACGCTGAACGTCGTATACTCCTACACGCTGAAGAAAGCAGTGATTATTGACGTCATGACCATTGCGGCGTCCTTCGTGCTGCGTATCGTGGCCGGTGCCGTGATTATTGACGTCCCCATTTCCGAATGGCTGCTGATCTGCACATCCTTGCTCGCGCTCTTTCTCGGGTTCAGCAAGCGCCGGCACGAGATCACTATTCTCGAAAAAGATGCCCACGTGCATCGTCCCGTATTGCAGGAATACAGCACGTATTTCCTCGATCAGATGATTTCTCTCGTCACGGCATCGACGCTCATCTGCTACATCCTCTACACTGTGGCCGACGAAACAGTCATGAAGTTCGGAAAAGGACTGCTGTTCACGGCACCATTCGTACTCTACGGGTTGTTCCGGTATTACTACCTGGTGCATCAGAAACACACCGGCGGCGATCCGACTTCCGAATTCCTCAGCGACAAACCGCTGCTGGCTAACGTGATGCTCTGGGCAGCCAGCATCATTGTCATTATCTACCTGACCTGA
- a CDS encoding DUF948 domain-containing protein has protein sequence MATLQDVLYLLLTAGSIVLVCVLIVVALRISRLVLRLGEDVRRITDETVPALKRVQQVTDRTDEALTVVTDNRAAVSNAVENLRKVTENIYRLENILQEQVEPTVTGLAQRLAGLRRGIDTFLETWRKRR, from the coding sequence ATGGCCACATTACAGGACGTACTATATCTCCTCCTGACCGCCGGTTCCATTGTGCTCGTCTGTGTTCTGATCGTTGTTGCCCTGCGCATTTCCCGTCTCGTGCTGCGACTGGGTGAAGATGTCCGACGTATCACTGATGAGACCGTTCCGGCGCTCAAACGCGTGCAGCAGGTAACTGATCGAACTGATGAGGCGTTGACGGTAGTCACCGACAACCGGGCAGCGGTATCCAATGCCGTCGAGAATCTGCGCAAGGTCACGGAGAACATTTACCGTCTCGAGAATATCCTGCAGGAGCAGGTAGAACCTACCGTCACCGGACTCGCCCAGCGCCTGGCCGGGTTACGCAGGGGCATCGATACATTTCTGGAAACATGGCGAAAGCGGCGTTGA
- a CDS encoding HIT domain-containing protein, with amino-acid sequence MDRLWSPWRSQYIQSFGTAEEDRGCVFCEALASDSDDQRYLVKRHRHCFTMLNLYPYNSGHLLIIPNRHTSSYLELEDAAYREMHEVIRDWLRVFASVMHPQGFNFGSNIGRVGGAGIDSHIHMHIVPRWNGDANFMPVIADTKVISESMEDTMHKLREGFDALETRFSDPV; translated from the coding sequence ATGGATAGACTCTGGTCTCCCTGGAGATCGCAGTACATTCAATCTTTTGGAACCGCCGAGGAAGACAGGGGCTGCGTATTCTGCGAAGCCCTTGCTTCCGACAGCGATGACCAACGTTATCTCGTGAAGCGCCATAGGCATTGCTTCACGATGCTGAATCTGTATCCGTACAACAGCGGACATCTCCTGATCATCCCGAACCGGCACACTTCCTCCTATCTTGAACTCGAGGATGCCGCCTACCGGGAAATGCATGAGGTGATACGTGACTGGCTGCGTGTGTTCGCGTCTGTGATGCATCCACAGGGTTTCAATTTCGGTTCGAACATCGGCCGTGTCGGTGGAGCCGGAATCGATTCCCACATTCACATGCACATCGTCCCTCGCTGGAACGGCGATGCGAACTTCATGCCGGTGATCGCGGATACAAAAGTTATTTCCGAGTCCATGGAAGACACCATGCATAAACTGCGCGAGGGCTTTGATGCCCTGGAAACGCGGTTCTCGGATCCAGTCTGA